From a single Gimesia fumaroli genomic region:
- a CDS encoding sugar ABC transporter ATP-binding protein: MSATSKPRLRLQGITKRFGAVTALDEISFDLKAGEIHTLLGENGAGKSTLIKILGGIYQPDQGEIWLEQAQITLRNVADADRQKIRLIHQELSLAPNLSVAENIFLGREPVSLGILHRSQMNRQAEELIKQLDLSEISDVTALVSDLSTAQQQLVEIARALSQEARILILDEPTSSLSEVEVDALFKTLRRLREQGVGIIYISHRMEEITRLSDRITVLRDGKSVGTAKTEEVDTGTLIQWMVGRDIKEHFPRPPYHPGEVALKVSELSNPLVHNISFEVRYGEVLGLSGLVGAGRTELARALFGIDRIQSGTIQIDGKPTQIRSPRDALQQGLVLVPEDRKRQGLINEQTVAFNITLPWLKDWIKGCVFHYEVRNAIVERAVSRFGVRLSDAEQPVRDLSGGNQQKVLVGRWMEQPPKILILDEPTRGIDVGAREDMYRIIGDLVEQGMALILISSDLDEVLNISHKVGTFREGRLTGIYEAQNVSAEQVMQQLTEGGASENR; this comes from the coding sequence ATGTCTGCCACCAGTAAGCCGCGACTGCGACTCCAGGGAATCACCAAACGCTTTGGTGCCGTGACTGCACTGGATGAAATCAGCTTTGATCTCAAGGCGGGTGAAATTCATACCTTGCTGGGAGAGAACGGCGCGGGCAAAAGTACGCTGATCAAAATTCTGGGCGGCATCTATCAACCCGATCAGGGAGAAATCTGGCTGGAGCAGGCTCAGATCACACTGCGAAATGTCGCCGATGCCGACCGGCAGAAAATTCGTTTGATCCATCAGGAACTTTCGCTGGCGCCCAATCTGTCTGTAGCAGAGAATATTTTTCTAGGAAGAGAACCCGTCTCGCTGGGAATTCTGCACCGTTCTCAGATGAATCGGCAGGCAGAAGAATTGATTAAACAACTCGATCTGTCCGAAATCAGTGATGTGACTGCGCTGGTTTCTGACTTGAGCACGGCTCAACAGCAACTGGTGGAAATCGCCCGCGCGTTATCTCAGGAAGCACGCATCCTGATTCTGGATGAGCCTACGTCTTCACTTTCGGAAGTCGAAGTCGATGCGTTGTTCAAAACACTGCGACGCTTACGGGAGCAGGGAGTAGGCATTATTTATATCTCTCACCGGATGGAAGAGATCACGCGACTCTCGGATCGGATCACGGTCTTACGCGATGGGAAGTCGGTTGGAACGGCAAAAACAGAAGAGGTTGACACGGGAACGCTCATCCAATGGATGGTGGGGCGTGATATCAAAGAGCATTTCCCTCGGCCCCCTTATCACCCCGGCGAAGTGGCTTTAAAAGTGTCCGAGCTCAGTAATCCTCTCGTGCATAATATCTCTTTTGAGGTCAGGTACGGAGAAGTGCTGGGATTGTCCGGACTGGTGGGCGCCGGTCGGACCGAATTGGCACGTGCCTTGTTTGGCATTGATCGTATCCAGAGTGGCACTATTCAAATTGATGGGAAACCGACACAGATTCGCAGTCCCCGCGATGCTTTGCAGCAGGGACTGGTTCTGGTGCCCGAAGATCGAAAGCGGCAAGGGCTGATCAATGAGCAGACGGTCGCGTTCAATATCACACTTCCCTGGTTGAAAGACTGGATTAAAGGGTGTGTGTTTCATTACGAGGTTCGAAACGCCATCGTCGAACGCGCGGTCAGCCGCTTCGGGGTCCGCTTGTCTGACGCCGAGCAACCTGTTCGCGATCTTTCAGGAGGGAATCAACAGAAAGTGCTTGTCGGTCGCTGGATGGAGCAGCCACCCAAGATTCTGATTCTGGATGAGCCGACACGCGGCATCGATGTCGGTGCGCGGGAAGACATGTATCGCATCATTGGTGATCTGGTCGAACAGGGAATGGCGTTGATTTTAATTTCTTCGGATCTGGATGAAGTCTTGAATATTTCACACAAAGTGGGCACGTTCCGGGAAGGACGCCTCACCGGAATTTACGAAGCGCAAAATGTCTCTGCTGAGCAGGTGATGCAGCAACTGACGGAAGGGGGAGCAAGTGAAAATCGTTAA
- a CDS encoding efflux RND transporter permease subunit — protein MTSKQPRYVRRYVVTVILLVLVSPFLIYGAHQSVESMCIAPEKWAPPVMQSRQNYDKFKDHFESNDLLLISWPGCTVDDPRLIEFEAAINGPRTTEFGETHESIFDRIVSGAGVVNSLTAPPLKLPRDEALERLEGSLVGQDLNDSCAVIILTDRGNELRKQSIEHALTVAEEVCQLPREDFRVTGPPVDGVAIDRASIHSVNLFGALSTIVAIGLCWICIRSWMLTGTILLAGLCGQGLVLSMVYYSGTPLDAVLIITPSLVFVLTISAGVHLVNYYYDELFASGAKTKTEADAAVRTGFSKGWQPCLLAAVTTAIGLGSLMVSQISPIAMFGLIASIGLLVTLGILLLILPGAMQLWPPKQILKFNQHDNTSATPRYFTRISNWMEKLAIVLERHSATVFLSSLALMVVSAYGLLSIRSSVDVPSLFPAGSQVLDHYEFNENRMGPLIPVEVVIEFDPDCKKTFLQRLRIIDDIEKTIKNIDGYTGTMSAATFGPNPVEHKGFESIFRKVVTNKKLKENRQAVLDSVYLSENDGIESWRISARVPALQKIDYGAALAKLKTTLKPELEKYKADGVSLTAYYTGIMPLIHTVQQLILQDLTWSFLTAFLLVAVVIVIIQRSLWTGLLSMLPNVFPIVVVFGLMGWMDIPLDIGAVMTASVALGIAIDDTLHFLAWFRREKSLNRTSEEAIHSALRHCGRAMIHTTFICGLGLLVFGFSDFIPTQRFAWMMLALLTMALIGDLLFLPAMLMQPFAKHLQFAKSGFWGKLNVSPPSLSTK, from the coding sequence ATGACTTCTAAACAACCTCGTTACGTACGACGTTATGTCGTGACCGTCATCTTATTGGTACTCGTTTCACCATTTTTGATTTATGGTGCGCACCAAAGTGTCGAAAGCATGTGCATTGCCCCGGAGAAGTGGGCACCGCCTGTCATGCAATCCCGACAGAACTATGATAAGTTCAAAGACCACTTTGAGAGTAATGACCTGCTCTTAATCAGCTGGCCTGGTTGCACCGTTGATGATCCGCGGTTGATTGAATTCGAAGCCGCCATTAATGGGCCGCGCACGACAGAATTCGGCGAGACGCACGAGTCAATATTCGATCGCATCGTCAGTGGCGCTGGTGTTGTCAATTCACTCACAGCCCCTCCCTTAAAGCTGCCGCGCGACGAAGCGCTGGAACGACTGGAGGGATCACTGGTCGGCCAAGATTTAAACGACAGTTGTGCCGTCATTATTTTAACGGATCGTGGGAATGAACTACGTAAGCAATCCATCGAACATGCCTTAACAGTTGCGGAAGAAGTCTGCCAGTTACCGCGCGAAGACTTTCGTGTGACCGGCCCTCCCGTCGATGGTGTGGCCATTGATCGCGCCAGTATTCATAGCGTGAATCTGTTTGGTGCGTTGTCGACCATCGTGGCGATTGGCCTCTGCTGGATTTGTATTCGTTCCTGGATGTTGACGGGAACAATCTTGCTGGCTGGCTTATGCGGGCAAGGGCTTGTCCTGTCGATGGTTTATTATTCCGGCACACCCCTGGATGCGGTTCTGATTATTACGCCTTCATTGGTTTTTGTGTTGACGATTTCCGCGGGCGTCCATCTGGTGAATTACTACTACGATGAATTATTTGCGTCAGGGGCTAAGACGAAAACGGAAGCAGATGCCGCAGTCCGTACTGGCTTTTCCAAAGGCTGGCAACCCTGCCTGCTGGCGGCGGTCACCACAGCCATCGGACTCGGGTCTCTGATGGTTAGCCAGATTTCGCCCATCGCGATGTTCGGACTGATTGCTTCAATCGGTCTGCTGGTGACATTAGGTATCCTGTTGCTGATTTTGCCCGGAGCAATGCAGCTCTGGCCACCAAAACAGATTTTGAAATTCAATCAGCACGATAATACGTCAGCAACTCCTCGTTATTTTACTCGCATCTCAAATTGGATGGAAAAATTAGCGATTGTTTTAGAGCGACACTCAGCAACAGTGTTCCTCTCCTCATTGGCGCTGATGGTGGTTTCGGCGTATGGTTTACTTTCAATCCGGTCATCTGTTGACGTGCCTTCGCTGTTTCCAGCAGGCAGTCAGGTATTAGATCACTACGAATTTAATGAAAACCGAATGGGGCCGCTGATTCCCGTCGAAGTGGTGATCGAATTCGATCCTGACTGCAAAAAAACATTTCTGCAACGCTTGCGGATTATCGACGACATAGAAAAAACGATCAAAAATATTGACGGCTACACGGGCACGATGTCGGCTGCTACCTTTGGTCCCAATCCTGTGGAACATAAAGGTTTTGAATCGATCTTCAGAAAAGTCGTGACCAATAAAAAGTTGAAAGAGAACCGTCAGGCAGTCTTGGATTCGGTCTACTTGTCTGAAAATGATGGCATCGAATCGTGGCGCATCAGTGCCCGGGTTCCTGCGCTGCAAAAGATCGATTACGGAGCCGCTCTGGCGAAATTGAAGACGACACTCAAGCCGGAACTCGAAAAATATAAAGCCGATGGCGTGAGTCTGACCGCCTATTACACCGGGATTATGCCTTTAATTCATACGGTTCAGCAGTTAATCCTGCAGGATCTGACCTGGAGTTTTCTGACCGCGTTTTTACTGGTGGCTGTGGTGATTGTCATCATTCAGCGCAGCCTGTGGACCGGATTGTTGAGCATGCTGCCGAATGTGTTTCCGATTGTCGTTGTCTTTGGTTTAATGGGCTGGATGGATATTCCGCTCGATATTGGCGCCGTGATGACGGCCAGTGTCGCATTGGGAATTGCCATTGATGATACGTTACATTTCCTGGCATGGTTCCGCAGAGAAAAGTCGTTGAACCGCACCAGCGAAGAAGCGATTCACTCTGCTCTGAGGCATTGTGGCCGCGCGATGATTCATACCACGTTTATCTGTGGCCTCGGGTTACTGGTGTTTGGATTCAGCGACTTTATCCCTACGCAGAG
- a CDS encoding sugar ABC transporter substrate-binding protein, whose product MNSARQFLISSMLILLLVPFSNGCSESPDSEPNQSQTEAATGKLFGVSFQTLNNPFFVDLGEGLKKEMEANGDRLVILDAQFNSLKQKNDLSDLILQGAAGIFVNPVNWEGLKGSLLEAQRKNVPIIIVDAPVKKSDEELIVCTVASDNVLAGKLAAQALAKVNPKAKLVVLHLSVNKACIDRVEGFKTEMTQYPEMEILDVQEAKGTTEGARPVMRDLVGRYPDLDAVFAINDPNALGVISALDSANKLDQVTIVTVDGSQPGIKAIQAGKLHSTSAQFPREIGQIAAQKMLAHLRGEEVEKDVKVRVELITAENAEQFLEAN is encoded by the coding sequence ATGAACAGTGCGCGACAGTTTCTGATCTCTTCTATGCTAATCCTGCTTCTGGTTCCATTTTCAAATGGTTGCAGTGAAAGCCCCGATTCCGAGCCAAACCAGTCTCAGACTGAAGCTGCCACAGGCAAATTGTTTGGTGTCTCATTTCAAACTCTGAACAATCCCTTTTTTGTGGATCTGGGTGAAGGTTTGAAAAAAGAGATGGAAGCCAATGGAGATCGGCTCGTCATTCTGGATGCACAGTTCAATTCCCTGAAGCAGAAAAATGATCTCTCCGATTTGATTCTGCAAGGTGCTGCCGGCATTTTTGTGAACCCGGTCAACTGGGAAGGCCTAAAAGGTTCATTGCTCGAAGCCCAGCGAAAAAACGTGCCGATTATCATCGTTGATGCGCCGGTGAAAAAGTCAGACGAAGAATTGATCGTGTGTACGGTCGCATCGGATAATGTGCTTGCTGGAAAGCTGGCAGCACAGGCGCTGGCGAAGGTGAATCCGAAAGCGAAACTGGTGGTGCTGCATCTGTCTGTGAATAAAGCGTGCATCGACCGGGTGGAAGGGTTTAAAACGGAAATGACACAATATCCCGAGATGGAAATTCTGGATGTGCAGGAAGCCAAAGGCACAACCGAGGGGGCACGTCCCGTGATGCGCGATCTCGTTGGTCGCTATCCCGATTTAGACGCAGTCTTCGCGATCAATGATCCCAATGCTTTGGGCGTGATTTCTGCTTTGGATTCGGCCAATAAACTGGACCAGGTGACGATCGTCACCGTTGATGGATCCCAGCCGGGAATCAAAGCCATTCAGGCGGGCAAGCTGCATTCTACCTCGGCCCAGTTTCCTCGTGAAATCGGTCAAATTGCTGCTCAGAAAATGCTGGCACATTTGCGCGGTGAAGAGGTCGAAAAAGATGTCAAAGTGCGCGTGGAGTTAATCACGGCTGAAAATGCGGAGCAGTTTCTGGAGGCAAATTAA
- a CDS encoding molybdopterin molybdotransferase MoeA — MLTVQEAFQLILDTVKPAAPVQCSLFEATHCVLAEGTVSDLNVPPFDKALMDGFAVSSSDLPEGKATLNILETIFAGSVPTHSLQVGQTSQIMTGAPLPEGADAVVQIEHCQINEEQQTVQIETSPVAPGKNMLHRASVLEIGAPVIEAGTLLRPQEIGALAETGSPRVSVRCPPRISILATGDELVPPEETPRAGQIRNSNEVMLNSQILQSHARPVPLGIARDERTDLSKKIQAGLKNDFLLLSGGVSAGTLDLVPSELEAAGVKQVFHKVNLKPGKPLWFGILEREEQSPCYIFGLPGNPVSSMVCFDLFVRTAIRQFMGFPSPKPAPIQARLGADFHSRGDRPTYHLAQVEWESGEAVVTPLKTMGSADLRSTVTANGVALFPTGNQLYQSGLKVDTFLW, encoded by the coding sequence ATGCTGACGGTTCAAGAAGCCTTTCAATTGATCCTGGATACGGTGAAACCGGCTGCCCCTGTGCAATGTTCGCTGTTTGAAGCCACTCATTGTGTCCTGGCGGAAGGAACGGTTAGTGACTTGAACGTTCCCCCATTCGATAAAGCGCTGATGGATGGTTTCGCCGTCAGTAGCAGCGATTTACCTGAAGGAAAAGCAACACTCAACATCTTAGAAACAATATTCGCCGGCTCGGTTCCCACACATTCCCTACAGGTCGGCCAGACTTCACAGATCATGACGGGAGCCCCCTTACCTGAAGGAGCCGATGCTGTTGTGCAGATTGAACACTGCCAGATCAACGAAGAACAGCAGACTGTTCAGATCGAAACGTCCCCCGTGGCTCCTGGCAAGAATATGCTTCACCGGGCCTCCGTCCTCGAAATCGGAGCCCCTGTGATTGAAGCAGGCACACTACTGCGACCACAGGAAATCGGTGCTCTCGCAGAAACGGGCAGTCCCCGCGTTTCCGTCCGCTGCCCCCCCCGAATTTCTATTCTGGCAACCGGCGATGAACTCGTCCCGCCTGAAGAAACGCCGCGCGCAGGGCAAATCCGAAATTCCAATGAAGTCATGTTAAATTCGCAAATTCTGCAATCGCATGCACGACCGGTCCCATTGGGAATTGCCCGCGATGAACGAACGGATTTAAGCAAAAAGATTCAAGCAGGCTTAAAAAACGATTTCCTGCTTCTTTCAGGGGGTGTTTCAGCGGGAACGTTAGATCTGGTTCCTTCAGAGCTGGAAGCCGCCGGCGTGAAACAGGTCTTTCATAAAGTGAATCTGAAGCCGGGAAAACCGCTCTGGTTTGGTATCCTGGAACGGGAAGAGCAAAGTCCCTGTTATATTTTTGGATTACCGGGAAACCCTGTCAGCAGCATGGTTTGCTTTGATTTATTTGTCCGAACAGCAATCCGGCAATTCATGGGCTTTCCCTCGCCGAAACCAGCCCCGATTCAGGCCCGTCTGGGTGCCGATTTCCACTCTCGGGGAGATCGGCCTACGTATCATCTGGCTCAGGTGGAATGGGAGTCTGGTGAGGCTGTCGTTACTCCTTTGAAAACAATGGGTTCGGCTGATCTGCGTTCCACGGTGACAGCCAACGGCGTCGCTTTGTTTCCGACTGGAAATCAGCTTTATCAGTCAGGCCTTAAAGTTGATACTTTTTTATGGTAG
- a CDS encoding anthranilate synthase component II, whose product MIFVLDNYDSFTYNLVQRFGEIDPSLDIQVVRNNQTSIEEIEQSAPEKIIISPGPCTPGEAGLSKGIIEYFAGKIPILGVCLGHQCIAEVFGAKVVRANRLMHGKVSLVHHDGRGVFQNIRSPFQATRYHSLIVPEETCPEELEVCAWVEEAGHPKEVMGLRHRTHSVHGVQFHPESFLTLEGVTLLKNFLALPAEELTTA is encoded by the coding sequence GTGATTTTCGTTCTCGATAACTATGACTCATTTACCTATAACCTTGTGCAAAGGTTTGGGGAAATCGATCCCAGCCTGGACATTCAGGTCGTCCGAAATAATCAGACGTCCATCGAAGAAATAGAGCAGAGTGCTCCCGAAAAAATCATCATTTCTCCGGGCCCCTGTACTCCCGGAGAAGCGGGGCTTTCTAAGGGGATTATTGAATATTTTGCCGGGAAAATTCCCATTTTGGGTGTTTGCCTGGGTCACCAGTGCATTGCCGAGGTCTTTGGAGCCAAAGTTGTTCGTGCCAATCGGCTGATGCACGGCAAAGTATCGCTGGTACACCATGATGGGAGGGGCGTGTTTCAAAATATTCGCTCTCCTTTTCAGGCGACCCGCTATCACAGCCTGATTGTACCAGAAGAAACCTGCCCGGAAGAACTTGAGGTCTGTGCCTGGGTGGAAGAAGCTGGCCATCCCAAAGAAGTAATGGGGCTCCGGCATCGAACGCATTCTGTGCATGGCGTCCAGTTTCACCCGGAAAGTTTTCTCACGCTGGAGGGTGTGACGCTGCTGAAAAACTTCCTTGCACTTCCTGCAGAAGAACTCACCACTGCCTGA
- a CDS encoding ABC transporter permease, with amino-acid sequence MKIVKQMVPLLVAIIILLLLFRVWVPTFLSAENMLNLTQQISVNTILAFGMTLVILIGGIDLSVGAMVALVGTTTVYCLSALSGDSQNLFLVFAAMLAGLGIAALFGTFHGIAASKTAMPPFIITLASMLIARGCALRFNSGLPMPIEEQQTFFLAIGNGRLFDVIPIPVVIMLTLFFLMALLLHRTRFGQHVYALGGNREAALYTGIPVVRVEILVYLLCSLMAGVAGMIHTAQLYSAEPGSGEMFELTAIAAVVVGGTSFTGGRGTMFGTLIGAVIIGILDKGLNQAGVHYSLQYIVKGAVILIAVYLDVRRNR; translated from the coding sequence GTGAAAATCGTTAAACAAATGGTGCCTCTACTGGTCGCCATTATCATCCTGCTTCTGCTGTTTCGGGTCTGGGTTCCCACGTTTCTGTCTGCGGAAAACATGCTGAATCTGACGCAGCAGATTTCCGTTAATACGATCCTCGCGTTCGGGATGACACTGGTCATTCTGATCGGGGGCATCGATCTGTCGGTTGGTGCGATGGTGGCGCTGGTGGGCACAACGACCGTATATTGCTTATCCGCTTTGTCCGGTGATTCTCAGAATCTGTTTCTGGTTTTTGCAGCGATGTTGGCGGGACTGGGTATCGCTGCACTCTTTGGAACCTTTCATGGCATAGCCGCTTCGAAGACGGCGATGCCGCCGTTTATTATCACGCTGGCGTCGATGCTGATCGCCCGCGGCTGTGCGCTGCGGTTTAACAGTGGACTGCCGATGCCGATTGAAGAACAACAGACCTTTTTTCTGGCGATCGGCAACGGCCGGCTGTTCGACGTGATCCCGATTCCTGTGGTCATTATGTTGACGCTGTTTTTTCTGATGGCACTGCTCTTGCATCGCACCCGCTTTGGTCAGCACGTCTATGCGCTGGGGGGCAACCGTGAAGCCGCCTTGTATACCGGAATTCCCGTGGTCCGCGTCGAGATTCTGGTATACCTGCTCTGTTCGCTGATGGCAGGAGTCGCCGGGATGATCCATACCGCACAGCTCTATTCTGCCGAACCGGGATCGGGCGAGATGTTTGAGTTGACGGCGATCGCCGCTGTTGTGGTCGGCGGCACCAGCTTTACCGGCGGCCGGGGAACGATGTTCGGCACATTGATCGGAGCCGTTATTATTGGAATACTCGACAAAGGCCTGAATCAGGCTGGCGTCCATTATTCCCTGCAATACATCGTTAAAGGGGCTGTGATCCTGATCGCCGTCTATCTCGATGTGAGACGCAACCGATAG
- a CDS encoding polysaccharide biosynthesis protein, with protein MPIFCAIYYLSFWLRFEGSFNVDGVLGENGFRMFRSTVLWAVGLKTLTFWWSGVYKIRSRYITVLDLLNLAKAVTLSSAALAIIDYLIYTRIMIPRSVFLIDWGSTILAVCGVCAGIRIVQDSGRILRQQNDWKPTFIVGANESGAALLRIIERNKNSCLKVVGFLDDHPNRLGTRINGIPVLGSLEEMCSLAQRYAVSDILLPADEIPGKTIRQLVEAGNSAQIQVQVLPSYQQLLSGKVEMKPRPVCIEDLLGREPVELDMQNIRDWMDDRVLMVTGSAGSIGSEICRQLLQFSPKRLILVDRSENSQFYLERELVKLGYHGRFDVVIADINDSKRIRAVMSEYQPDILFHAAAYKHVPLMESNPGEAVKNISLATKRLADLAEEFEVGSFVMISSDKAVNPTNVMGANKRIAELYVQSLAAHSKCHFVTVRFGNVLGSAGSVVPIFTQQIQNGGPVTVTDERMQRYFMTIPEASQLVIQAGAMGRGGEIFVLDMGEPVRIVDLAADLVQLSGLKLGEDIEIQFTGLRPGEKLYEELHVDGEKHLPTCHPKIMVAEKVSFSEQFIREAFERLSDLTEQPSHQILEEIQRILPEFQSSSTKRSQEHFKRAA; from the coding sequence TTGCCGATCTTTTGCGCAATTTATTACCTCTCGTTCTGGCTGCGCTTCGAAGGTTCTTTCAATGTAGACGGCGTACTGGGAGAAAATGGCTTTCGTATGTTCCGCTCGACGGTACTTTGGGCCGTTGGCTTGAAAACGCTGACCTTCTGGTGGAGCGGCGTTTATAAAATCCGTAGTCGCTATATTACTGTCCTCGATTTACTCAATCTGGCGAAGGCGGTCACCTTGAGTTCAGCTGCCCTCGCGATAATCGATTACTTAATTTACACCAGAATTATGATTCCCCGTTCTGTCTTTCTGATTGACTGGGGTTCCACCATACTGGCGGTCTGTGGTGTGTGTGCTGGAATTCGCATCGTTCAGGATAGCGGACGTATCCTGCGGCAGCAGAACGACTGGAAGCCCACCTTCATCGTCGGAGCAAACGAGTCGGGAGCGGCTTTACTTCGCATCATTGAGCGAAATAAGAATTCATGCTTGAAGGTCGTCGGTTTTCTGGATGATCATCCCAATCGTCTGGGAACACGCATCAATGGAATCCCCGTTTTGGGATCCTTGGAGGAAATGTGTTCGCTGGCACAGCGGTATGCTGTTTCAGATATTTTATTGCCTGCCGATGAAATTCCAGGCAAGACCATACGTCAGCTTGTGGAAGCTGGCAATTCCGCGCAGATTCAGGTCCAGGTGCTGCCCAGTTATCAACAACTCTTGTCCGGCAAAGTTGAGATGAAACCCCGTCCGGTTTGCATTGAAGACTTGTTAGGCAGGGAGCCCGTTGAACTGGATATGCAGAATATTCGTGACTGGATGGATGACCGTGTGCTGATGGTAACCGGTAGTGCGGGAAGTATCGGCTCGGAAATCTGTCGTCAGTTGTTACAGTTTTCGCCAAAACGTTTAATCCTCGTAGATCGTTCTGAAAACAGCCAGTTTTATCTCGAACGGGAATTAGTCAAACTCGGATATCATGGGCGATTTGATGTGGTCATTGCCGATATCAACGACTCCAAACGGATCAGGGCGGTCATGAGCGAATATCAGCCTGATATTCTGTTTCATGCGGCCGCTTATAAGCACGTTCCGCTGATGGAAAGTAACCCGGGAGAAGCCGTCAAAAATATTTCGTTGGCGACAAAACGTCTCGCCGATCTGGCAGAAGAATTTGAAGTCGGCTCGTTCGTGATGATTTCTTCTGACAAAGCAGTCAATCCGACGAATGTCATGGGAGCCAACAAGCGAATCGCCGAGCTGTATGTGCAATCTCTGGCAGCACACTCCAAGTGCCATTTTGTGACTGTTCGCTTCGGAAATGTATTAGGTTCTGCAGGCAGTGTGGTCCCGATCTTTACACAGCAGATTCAAAATGGCGGCCCGGTGACGGTGACCGACGAGCGAATGCAACGGTATTTTATGACCATTCCCGAGGCATCCCAACTGGTTATTCAGGCGGGCGCCATGGGCCGTGGCGGCGAAATATTTGTACTTGATATGGGAGAACCGGTCCGGATTGTGGATCTGGCTGCCGACCTGGTGCAATTATCCGGCTTGAAGCTGGGAGAAGATATCGAAATCCAATTCACCGGCCTGCGTCCCGGCGAAAAACTCTACGAAGAGTTGCACGTGGACGGGGAAAAACATCTGCCAACGTGTCATCCCAAAATCATGGTCGCAGAGAAGGTCAGTTTCAGCGAACAGTTCATTCGCGAAGCATTCGAACGCCTGTCGGATCTGACCGAGCAACCCTCACATCAGATCCTGGAAGAAATACAGAGAATTCTCCCGGAATTTCAATCGTCTTCAACAAAACGGTCTCAGGAACACTTCAAGCGCGCTGCATAG